In Saccharicrinis fermentans DSM 9555 = JCM 21142, a genomic segment contains:
- a CDS encoding acyl carrier protein has translation MQDKFIVALAEALEMEESEINFSDHFRDYESYDSLAELSVLAMLDADFGVELEMKEYNTFVTVEDLFKRVSAKN, from the coding sequence ATGCAAGATAAATTTATTGTTGCGCTGGCTGAAGCGCTAGAAATGGAAGAATCAGAAATTAATTTTTCGGATCATTTTAGAGATTATGAAAGTTATGATTCTTTGGCTGAGCTATCAGTATTGGCTATGCTGGATGCTGATTTTGGGGTGGAACTGGAAATGAAAGAGTATAATACTTTTGTTACGGTTGAAGACCTTTTTAAACGCGTTTCTGCAAAAAACTAA
- a CDS encoding DegT/DnrJ/EryC1/StrS family aminotransferase: MHTNKQRVYLSSPHMSGDEQKYIREAFDNNWIAPLGPNVNAFEETLAEYCGVKYAAALSSGTSAIHLALIMLGVGVGDEVLVSTFTFSASVNPIVYQGAKPVFIDSERDTWNMDPELLEQALKARKAKGQHFMPKAIIIVHLYGMPAKMDQIVEVANYYGVPIIEDAAEALGSRYDEKPLGSWGMMSALSFNGNKIITTSGGGALLSNHKKQVDDARFLATQARDQAPHYQHSQIGYNYRMSNVLAGIGRGQMEVIDDRVQQRRNNFSFYKAQLQEIACLSFQEESDARFFSNRWLTTMLIDPEKSSVTHAEISAELEKHNIESRPLWKPMHLQPVFERYSAYLNGVSEDLFSKGICLPSGSNLSESDRSKIVDVIKQCFI, from the coding sequence ATGCATACAAATAAGCAGAGAGTATACCTCTCTTCTCCGCATATGTCAGGAGATGAACAGAAATACATAAGGGAAGCCTTTGATAATAATTGGATTGCACCTCTTGGACCCAATGTAAATGCATTTGAGGAAACACTGGCGGAGTACTGTGGGGTGAAGTACGCGGCAGCTCTTAGTTCTGGAACGTCTGCTATTCACCTGGCACTGATCATGCTAGGGGTTGGGGTTGGGGATGAGGTGTTGGTCTCTACCTTTACTTTCTCAGCTTCAGTTAATCCAATTGTATACCAAGGTGCTAAGCCTGTATTTATTGATAGTGAAAGAGATACCTGGAATATGGATCCGGAACTTCTGGAGCAAGCATTAAAGGCAAGGAAAGCCAAAGGGCAGCATTTTATGCCCAAGGCCATTATTATTGTTCATTTATATGGTATGCCTGCAAAAATGGATCAGATAGTGGAGGTGGCTAATTATTATGGGGTACCCATTATTGAAGATGCAGCAGAAGCTTTGGGTAGCAGATATGATGAAAAGCCCTTGGGATCATGGGGTATGATGTCTGCCTTATCCTTTAACGGCAACAAAATTATCACTACCTCTGGAGGAGGAGCTTTGCTGTCTAATCACAAAAAACAGGTGGATGATGCACGGTTTCTGGCTACGCAGGCCAGAGATCAAGCCCCTCATTATCAACATAGCCAAATTGGCTATAATTATCGAATGAGTAATGTTTTAGCAGGGATAGGACGTGGCCAAATGGAAGTTATTGATGATCGAGTTCAGCAACGAAGAAATAACTTTAGTTTTTATAAGGCACAGTTACAGGAAATAGCATGTTTGTCTTTTCAGGAAGAATCAGATGCGCGTTTTTTTTCCAATCGTTGGTTGACTACCATGTTAATTGATCCTGAAAAAAGCAGTGTTACTCATGCTGAAATAAGTGCTGAATTAGAGAAACATAATATTGAGTCCAGACCGCTTTGGAAACCGATGCATTTACAACCTGTATTTGAACGGTATTCTGCTTATTTGAATGGAGTGTCGGAAGATCTTTTTTCGAAGGGTATATGCCTTCCGTCGGGCTCTAATCTTTCGGAATCGGACAGGAGCAAAATTGTTGATGTTATTAAACAGTGTTTTATTTAA
- a CDS encoding ketoacyl-ACP synthase III produces MALFSFDNIGIKGIAGAVPKHVIDNYNYDEFFSKDEIKEVVDKIGVKERRFADKDTCASDLCFAAAEKLLEGMNINREEIDLLIFISQTPDYRMPATSIILQERLKLPKSTIAFDVTLGCSAFLYGLSIAFSMISSGAVKRALILDGETRSKVYSKRDRKTSFLFGDAGVAALVEGGGEFGKSWFSLNSDGERESLIKIPAGGYRQMSSEETVKEKVIDEYGNMRSDEQAYMNGADVFNFVLREIPRDFKRLNEYAQNDLDKVDYFVFHQANSYINGFIARKLKLPADKIPSTIEKYGNTSSVSIPITIVSELKDKLKSHTRLMLSGFGVGLSWGTAILDVEDCYVADIVEV; encoded by the coding sequence ATGGCTTTGTTTTCTTTTGATAATATTGGAATAAAGGGGATTGCAGGAGCTGTGCCCAAGCATGTTATTGACAATTACAATTATGACGAGTTCTTTTCGAAGGATGAGATAAAAGAAGTTGTTGATAAAATAGGAGTAAAGGAGCGCAGATTTGCAGATAAGGATACGTGTGCGTCAGATTTGTGTTTTGCTGCTGCTGAGAAACTGTTAGAAGGAATGAATATTAATAGGGAAGAAATTGATCTGTTAATATTTATTTCTCAAACACCTGATTACAGAATGCCTGCCACATCTATTATTTTGCAGGAACGTTTGAAGTTGCCCAAATCAACCATTGCTTTTGATGTCACCTTGGGGTGTTCGGCTTTTTTATATGGTCTTTCCATCGCCTTTTCGATGATCAGTTCTGGAGCAGTAAAAAGAGCATTGATATTGGATGGAGAAACCAGGTCTAAGGTGTATTCAAAAAGAGATCGTAAAACCAGTTTTTTATTTGGTGATGCAGGTGTTGCTGCCCTGGTTGAAGGGGGTGGTGAATTTGGAAAGAGTTGGTTCTCATTGAATTCAGATGGTGAAAGGGAATCACTGATAAAAATTCCGGCAGGAGGATATCGTCAGATGTCCAGTGAGGAAACCGTCAAGGAAAAAGTGATAGATGAGTACGGCAATATGAGATCTGATGAACAGGCTTATATGAATGGTGCGGATGTATTTAATTTCGTGTTACGTGAAATACCACGCGATTTTAAACGTCTGAATGAGTATGCACAGAATGATCTTGATAAAGTCGATTATTTTGTTTTTCATCAGGCCAATAGTTATATCAATGGATTTATCGCCAGAAAACTGAAGCTGCCTGCTGATAAAATCCCATCTACCATCGAAAAATATGGCAATACTTCCTCTGTATCCATCCCTATAACCATTGTGTCTGAATTAAAAGATAAGCTTAAGAGTCATACTCGTTTGATGTTAAGTGGCTTTGGGGTGGGGTTGTCATGGGGTACGGCTATACTTGATGTGGAAGATTGTTATGTGGCAGACATTGTAGAGGTATAG
- a CDS encoding SDR family NAD(P)-dependent oxidoreductase: protein MGNHPFTLNDKLVLVTGASSGIGRQCAITCSRLGAVVVLLGRDENRLSETMEAMHHKDRHESVQIDLCEFDRIPAMVKNLTQRLGMISGLINCAGVSTTLPLNALSVDKMNSFMETNVFSALNLTKYVVSSSNFSKEGGSVIFLSSVMGVVGAKGKTLHSMTKGALVSASKSMAVELGARKIRVNTVSPGVVETPMSKSAIYSRNKEALEFVKEQHPLGLGEPEDVANACAFLLSEGSKWITGTNMIVDGGYLAK from the coding sequence ATGGGTAATCATCCATTTACATTGAATGATAAATTAGTGCTGGTTACTGGTGCTTCTTCGGGCATTGGCAGACAATGTGCCATTACTTGTAGTCGGCTGGGTGCAGTTGTGGTTTTGCTTGGTAGAGATGAAAATAGGTTAAGCGAAACCATGGAAGCAATGCACCATAAAGATAGACATGAGTCTGTGCAGATAGATTTATGTGAGTTCGATCGCATACCTGCTATGGTGAAGAATTTGACTCAGCGTTTGGGAATGATATCCGGATTAATCAATTGTGCTGGTGTTTCTACTACTTTACCGCTGAATGCACTATCGGTTGATAAAATGAACAGTTTTATGGAAACAAATGTGTTTTCTGCCTTGAATTTAACTAAATATGTAGTGAGTTCCTCTAACTTTTCCAAGGAGGGAGGCAGTGTTATTTTTTTGAGTTCGGTAATGGGGGTGGTAGGAGCAAAAGGAAAAACACTTCATTCCATGACCAAAGGGGCACTGGTGTCGGCCTCTAAATCCATGGCTGTAGAATTGGGTGCTCGTAAAATAAGGGTGAACACAGTATCGCCCGGAGTGGTGGAAACTCCCATGTCGAAATCAGCCATTTATTCCAGAAATAAAGAGGCGCTTGAATTTGTAAAAGAACAACATCCGCTTGGTTTGGGTGAACCAGAGGATGTGGCCAATGCTTGTGCTTTTTTATTATCAGAGGGTTCCAAATGGATTACTGGAACCAATATGATAGTGGATGGCGGATATTTGGCAAAATAG
- a CDS encoding acetyltransferase — MMVDVIIIGAGGHAAEVNDYIICSKGRNGNPDINVIGFIDDDPDSYKSYNYDAPYLGSLGNHDVSLKYFYIMAIANIKYRRPIIDDFLKKGARFISLFHQSAYISKSARIGTGTILGPNVNIGPNVHVGCYNLINSRASLGHDTKMGSFNFISPNVSFSGNTCIGDENLFGINSATLPGVSLGHRNKISAGMIVDQNVNDDSVVFYRFKEKIIAVPKK; from the coding sequence ATGATGGTTGATGTTATAATAATAGGGGCAGGAGGACATGCCGCTGAGGTGAATGATTATATAATTTGTTCCAAGGGAAGGAATGGAAACCCGGATATAAATGTGATAGGATTCATTGATGATGATCCGGATAGCTATAAGTCTTATAACTATGATGCGCCTTATCTGGGAAGCCTTGGAAATCATGATGTTTCTCTTAAATATTTTTATATAATGGCCATTGCCAATATAAAATACAGGAGACCTATAATTGATGATTTTTTAAAAAAGGGAGCACGTTTTATCTCCTTGTTTCACCAATCGGCTTATATTTCTAAGTCGGCACGTATTGGAACCGGAACTATTTTGGGACCCAATGTAAATATTGGACCCAATGTACATGTGGGATGTTATAACTTGATTAATTCTCGTGCTAGTTTAGGTCATGATACGAAGATGGGAAGTTTTAATTTTATTAGTCCCAATGTCAGTTTCTCAGGGAATACCTGCATTGGTGATGAGAATTTGTTTGGGATTAATAGTGCTACATTGCCCGGTGTTTCATTGGGGCATCGAAACAAAATATCAGCCGGTATGATTGTAGATCAGAATGTGAATGACGATAGCGTTGTTTTTTATCGTTTCAAAGAAAAAATTATAGCAGTACCTAAAAAGTAA
- a CDS encoding T9SS type A sorting domain-containing protein translates to MKKQVVLMVFLAMYLMNHAQVVADHTVVDQYDRIPQKWIDIVKTKWVSISGASHATAYHRGLQELYDIDSNYPVTVQYDGVPNGYQTNALRSSGATWGSYSTPDQWTYIIGRGDWWTNDVALERIKKHLQYCHDNGPELFAMLYGWSFDANFDHVYGNGPYGEVDPVYHVRWAGSTLYGKDGNLPFGLNRMDSLLVGNGVSMNNYINSVEAYNQYCEDQDIKTKVIFSTGPVDDNDTQGWNINERGYQQYLKWQYIRDYVEGKEDVYFFDLADILSYNDKGEQATTVWTDHNSVEQRFPIIHPDNMKGDYIGHIGTVGAMRLGKAMWWMLARLAGWEGDQPTDIQKKNDDEGIKVSVSQDQVNVSCDTNAEGQLVSLHSLSGQLLDVQQINGSACRFQISSLPKGIYLVVLESDVGGAKKIIKM, encoded by the coding sequence ATGAAAAAACAGGTTGTTCTCATGGTATTTTTAGCCATGTACTTAATGAATCATGCACAGGTGGTGGCAGATCATACCGTGGTTGATCAGTATGATAGAATTCCTCAAAAGTGGATTGATATTGTTAAAACAAAGTGGGTTTCCATATCGGGCGCTTCACATGCTACAGCTTATCATCGTGGTCTGCAAGAATTATATGATATAGATTCTAATTACCCGGTTACAGTTCAGTATGATGGTGTTCCTAATGGCTATCAAACCAATGCTTTAAGAAGTAGTGGGGCGACTTGGGGAAGCTATTCGACGCCGGATCAATGGACATATATTATAGGTAGAGGGGACTGGTGGACAAACGATGTGGCTTTGGAGAGGATAAAGAAGCATTTGCAATATTGTCATGATAACGGCCCGGAATTGTTTGCCATGTTGTATGGTTGGTCATTTGATGCGAATTTTGATCATGTATATGGTAATGGACCCTATGGCGAGGTAGATCCGGTTTACCATGTGAGATGGGCAGGAAGTACTTTATATGGGAAGGATGGTAATTTACCTTTTGGTTTGAATCGGATGGACTCGCTGCTTGTAGGCAATGGCGTTAGTATGAATAATTATATTAATAGTGTAGAAGCCTATAATCAATATTGCGAAGATCAAGATATTAAGACCAAAGTTATATTTTCTACAGGTCCGGTAGACGATAATGATACGCAAGGATGGAATATTAATGAACGTGGTTATCAGCAATATTTGAAGTGGCAATACATTAGAGATTATGTGGAGGGAAAAGAGGATGTGTATTTTTTCGATCTGGCTGATATTTTAAGTTATAATGACAAAGGGGAGCAGGCCACTACGGTTTGGACTGATCATAATTCTGTGGAGCAAAGATTTCCAATTATTCATCCTGATAATATGAAGGGAGATTATATTGGGCATATTGGTACAGTGGGTGCTATGAGGTTGGGAAAAGCTATGTGGTGGATGTTGGCTCGATTGGCCGGTTGGGAAGGGGATCAACCAACTGATATTCAAAAGAAAAATGACGATGAAGGAATCAAGGTAAGTGTAAGCCAGGATCAGGTAAATGTAAGTTGTGATACAAATGCTGAAGGACAATTGGTAAGTTTGCATAGTCTTTCAGGGCAGCTTTTGGATGTGCAACAAATAAATGGTAGTGCCTGCCGTTTTCAAATAAGCTCATTGCCTAAAGGTATTTATCTTGTGGTGCTAGAGTCGGATGTTGGTGGTGCTAAAAAAATTATAAAAATGTAA
- a CDS encoding serine acetyltransferase, translating into MRPQEYMLIVFNAIRCFPHLVLFSVHRNKQIIKADMKRALADMEKNYGTYFGLLYLLSLCKEFRNLFYYRTRPFSFLLQFICREQSSLFIQTKSIGEGFTITHGFATAIGAEAIGKNCTVYQQVTIGGTDDGAPVLKDNIKVYAGAVIFGKITIGNNVTIGANATVYMNVPDNSSVLPGTSKVFRWKSKKE; encoded by the coding sequence ATGAGGCCACAAGAGTATATGTTAATAGTGTTTAATGCAATTCGTTGCTTTCCGCACTTGGTTTTGTTTTCTGTTCATAGAAACAAGCAAATTATTAAAGCCGATATGAAAAGGGCTTTGGCTGATATGGAAAAGAATTACGGGACTTACTTTGGTTTACTGTATTTGCTTTCTCTGTGTAAGGAGTTTCGTAATCTGTTTTATTATCGAACCAGGCCGTTTTCCTTTTTGCTGCAATTTATTTGTCGAGAACAGTCATCGTTATTTATCCAAACCAAAAGTATAGGTGAAGGATTTACCATTACACATGGTTTTGCTACGGCTATAGGGGCCGAAGCAATTGGTAAAAATTGTACTGTATATCAACAGGTCACCATTGGAGGAACGGATGATGGAGCTCCGGTGTTAAAGGATAATATAAAGGTGTATGCAGGTGCTGTAATCTTTGGTAAGATTACTATTGGAAATAATGTAACAATAGGAGCCAATGCTACTGTTTATATGAATGTACCGGATAACAGTAGTGTACTGCCCGGAACGTCCAAAGTTTTTCGTTGGAAAAGTAAGAAAGAATAA
- a CDS encoding MBOAT family O-acyltransferase codes for MLFNSIDFAVFLPLFFLCYWLVAKRLRLQNIFIVVGSYIFYGWWDWRFLALILFSTVIDYSVGRKLLVEKRDNRRKMLLWTSVIVNLGFLGFFKYYNFFLDNFVDAFAFFGTKISVSSLNIILPVGISFYTFQTLSYTIDVYKRKLEPTKDFIAFSAFVCFFPQLVAGPIERATQLLPQFYKKRVFELDKAKDGMRQILWGLFKKVVIADNCATFANDIFNNSGHMNGSALVLGALFFTFQIYGDFSGYSDIAIGTSRLFGFHLMQNFAFPYFSRDIAEFWRRWHISLSTWFRDYVYIPLGGSRGGIRMKIRNTFIIFVISGFWHGANWTFMVWGVLHALYFLPLLLMGKNRTHLGVVAEGNIWPSIKDFFSIIVTFSLTLFAWIFFRAKDLDHAFSYIAGVFSKSLFERPNFLHLRMAFVSVVLIVLAVVVEWLGRENKYALESLERRFNRPYRWFIYAVIVFVIGVYMKTEESPFIYFQF; via the coding sequence ATGCTATTTAATTCTATTGATTTTGCGGTTTTTTTGCCCTTGTTTTTTCTGTGTTATTGGCTGGTGGCAAAACGTCTGAGACTCCAGAATATATTTATTGTGGTGGGGAGCTATATCTTTTATGGTTGGTGGGATTGGAGATTTCTGGCCTTGATTCTTTTTAGCACGGTCATTGATTATTCAGTGGGTCGTAAACTGCTGGTGGAGAAAAGAGATAATCGAAGAAAAATGTTGTTGTGGACAAGTGTTATTGTAAATCTAGGATTCCTGGGATTCTTTAAGTATTACAATTTCTTTCTCGATAATTTTGTGGATGCCTTTGCTTTCTTTGGTACTAAAATCAGTGTTAGTTCTTTAAATATTATCCTGCCAGTAGGTATTAGTTTTTACACTTTTCAAACCTTAAGTTATACCATCGATGTATATAAACGAAAATTAGAACCTACTAAAGATTTTATTGCTTTTTCTGCTTTTGTATGTTTTTTTCCTCAATTGGTGGCTGGGCCTATTGAACGTGCTACACAACTTCTTCCTCAATTTTACAAAAAAAGGGTGTTTGAGTTGGATAAGGCCAAGGATGGTATGAGACAGATTCTTTGGGGGCTATTTAAAAAAGTAGTAATAGCAGATAATTGTGCCACATTTGCCAACGATATCTTTAATAATTCAGGGCATATGAATGGTAGTGCCTTGGTTTTGGGGGCCTTGTTTTTTACCTTTCAGATTTATGGCGATTTCTCGGGTTATTCAGATATCGCTATTGGTACTTCGCGTTTATTTGGGTTTCATTTAATGCAGAATTTTGCTTTTCCTTATTTTTCAAGAGACATTGCCGAGTTTTGGCGACGTTGGCACATCTCCTTGTCTACCTGGTTTCGTGATTACGTTTATATTCCATTGGGAGGCAGTAGGGGCGGAATTCGTATGAAAATACGTAATACCTTTATTATTTTTGTGATCAGTGGCTTTTGGCATGGGGCAAATTGGACTTTTATGGTTTGGGGTGTTTTGCATGCCCTTTATTTTTTGCCGTTATTGCTTATGGGTAAAAATAGAACCCATTTGGGAGTGGTTGCTGAAGGAAATATATGGCCTTCTATTAAAGATTTCTTTTCAATCATAGTCACGTTTTCATTAACCCTTTTTGCCTGGATATTTTTTAGAGCTAAAGATTTAGACCATGCGTTTAGTTATATAGCTGGTGTCTTTTCTAAATCATTGTTTGAAAGACCTAACTTCCTTCATCTACGTATGGCTTTTGTTAGTGTAGTATTGATTGTTTTGGCGGTTGTGGTAGAGTGGTTGGGACGAGAGAATAAATATGCATTGGAATCATTGGAGCGTAGGTTTAACAGACCTTATCGTTGGTTTATTTATGCTGTAATTGTATTTGTTATTGGGGTTTATATGAAAACAGAAGAGAGTCCTTTTATATACTTTCAGTTCTAA
- a CDS encoding polysaccharide deacetylase family protein translates to MWNKNDKETMSRAKLIHKTHLYKLFRPWFGGVGHVIMFHRIFNEDERLITKGLQVSQDYLENIIKHFIAQKIDIVSLDECYRRLTTSKRSKRFVTITFDDGYLDNLTHALPVFEKYKVPFSVFVTTGFLNDTSVMWWYLMEDLILNQEELSFSYGTQTYEYSLRNDEEKRTAFAKIKTLILKCKNKTEYMDLLKTVIKNTDVEMSGLNQKLMLCPDQVRMMSDHPLVTIGAHTVHHMALSAMTEDDAVREMKESIAVLEQITNKKMEYFAYPYGTAVEAGQREFDIARRCNLKMAFTTEKRNISRHQAQNIFSIPRLGINSNLELEHIDFYMNGMSVARDMMFGI, encoded by the coding sequence GTGTGGAATAAAAATGATAAGGAAACAATGAGTAGAGCAAAGCTAATACATAAAACACATCTTTATAAGTTGTTCAGGCCATGGTTTGGAGGAGTTGGACATGTTATAATGTTTCATCGTATTTTTAATGAGGATGAGCGTCTGATTACTAAGGGATTGCAGGTGAGTCAGGATTATCTGGAAAACATTATAAAGCATTTTATTGCGCAAAAGATAGATATCGTTTCACTGGATGAGTGTTACCGTCGATTAACGACCTCAAAAAGAAGCAAGCGTTTTGTGACAATCACTTTTGATGACGGGTATCTGGATAACTTAACACATGCCTTACCTGTTTTTGAAAAATACAAGGTTCCTTTTTCAGTATTTGTAACTACCGGATTTCTTAATGATACAAGTGTTATGTGGTGGTATCTTATGGAAGACCTTATTTTAAATCAGGAAGAATTGAGTTTTAGCTATGGTACCCAAACTTATGAGTATAGCCTGAGGAATGATGAAGAAAAACGAACGGCATTTGCGAAAATAAAAACACTGATATTAAAGTGTAAAAACAAGACAGAATACATGGACTTGTTAAAGACCGTGATAAAAAATACGGATGTAGAAATGAGCGGATTGAATCAAAAGTTAATGCTTTGCCCTGATCAGGTTCGCATGATGAGTGATCATCCTCTTGTAACCATTGGTGCACATACCGTTCATCATATGGCATTGAGTGCCATGACAGAGGATGATGCGGTGCGTGAAATGAAGGAGTCGATCGCTGTGTTAGAGCAAATTACCAATAAAAAGATGGAGTATTTTGCTTATCCATATGGAACAGCGGTGGAGGCAGGTCAACGGGAATTTGATATAGCACGGCGATGTAACTTAAAAATGGCCTTTACCACTGAAAAAAGAAATATATCCCGACATCAAGCACAAAATATATTTTCAATACCTAGGTTGGGTATCAATAGTAATCTGGAGCTGGAGCATATAGATTTTTATATGAATGGGATGAGTGTTGCACGGGATATGATGTTTGGTATTTAG